In Lathyrus oleraceus cultivar Zhongwan6 chromosome 2, CAAS_Psat_ZW6_1.0, whole genome shotgun sequence, the DNA window AATCCAAAATTACATATAATCAAAAAAGACCAATGCATAATACAAGGGGTTACACGATTAACCCAAATTTTCATAGTCTAAAATATTCTAATTAATTCCAAATTCCTAATGATCCAAATATTTATATAATTATCACAATAAAAAGgattttaaattaaaattatacAACATGTCTCAAAAGTTTCTGTTACATCAGAAATAATTAAAAAATCTTGAATAAGCGGTAAGTACTGCAGTTTGAAGAGGCTCTTCTTGTAGCGCCCCCAATTCCAAAAGCAAACGTCCCCCTTTTCTAATCAACATCGCTTCACCTGCTTGAATCTTTGGTCGGCTTGCGAAAACTATGTCATGAGTTTTGAGGAACAACTCTGCAGCTTTTGAAGATGAAACGATAACAGTTGGGACTTGACCAAGTTGTAAGGACATGATTGGGCCATATTTTTTGGAGAGTGAATGAAGTTTTCGATGTGGAAGTTTGTCTAACATGTGAAGGTTTCCGATAATTGGTAGTGTTGATGGACCTGGTGGCttcttgtgtttttgttttggatGTAAGAAAAGTTTGAATAAAATATATGTGAATGTGAAAGTGAAGAGAAGGAGAGAAAGAATCGATGCAGAAGACATGTTTAAAAATGAATGTTTGTGGGTTTGTATAAAGTTCTAAGGCTTAAGAGAGATTTATACAAGTAATACGTTAATCATATAgagttattattattattattattattattattattattaggaTGTTCGGTATACCGAACAATTTGGGGGCAAATCCCTGACATAGACATTGCCCCAACATGATTGCTATGTAGAAATCAAACTGAAAATGATAAATGCCGGAACCGATATATTACAAATACCAAAACCAAACCAAAAAAATTGCAGAAACTAAAACCAAAAAATAGTATAATTACAGGAGCCAGTTAAATATTTAACCCAAATAATATATACATAACATTATACTTATATACTACAAGCAAATTTAGTTATACAGCCAAAACAGAGAACAAAATAAAACAACCTATTGAATGTGAAAATTGTTGAcatgaaaattgtgaaaatgacCGAGTCCAACTTAAATTTGACCCCTAGAGATTTCACAAGTTAACTTCTGATTTTAACAATTTTGGTGAGTCTGTAAAGATGAGCATTAGGCAGAAATGTTCTCAAAATCAATAAAAACCAATTCAGGTTTCTATATGTATGTAGGCTGTACAATATGATGTAATGTGATACACTATTAACTTACGAGCAATTAAACAATACCGAGCCGATTTTTCTTAATAAAACTCTGTTTGATCACGAACCTAATCTAAGTCACCTAACGATACAGAAGACACTAACTAAAGCACATCATATATCTAAATCATCATCTGGGTCTTCATCAGAATCGGGCATCTCATCATCTGAATCACGAAAATATATAATCTCACCTAGGGTAGAATCCTCCTTTTTACCACCCCTTGAAAGAGGTGCCCCCTCACTGCTGCTCTCTTCAAGGGATTTTCTACCATCATAAATTTGTATGGGACTACCATTTcctaaaagaaagaaaagagcTTAAGCATAAAAGTACATATATGATTTGAACATTGTAAGAAACGGAGGAGCAAATACATGTTGATTTCATACCTTGGTGTTCAAAAGGAAGCACAACCTTTGCCCTGTCAATTTGCTCCTTTTCTGACAGCTGGAGATTAAACTGTACCTGTTAAAAACATAAAGTCAACCAACTTCATATCACAAACCATTTCTTGTTCGGTCTCTGCCGTAAGCAGATACATGCATATTCTGCTATCAAAAGTATCCTCGTGTGCGGTTACAAGTATATGAACAAACTAGGTGCTTAGCGTGTGTAGGCATGGCTTCAGAACATGAGATGTTTCTCCAAGACAGTTTATACCTCGCTATCATAATAATTATACTCATAATAATTATAGTCGTACATTGACGGTTCAACCAAATAGGACCTAGCATCTAAAAAGTTTTCATTTCCTTAAAAAAAACACCGTGTGAATTATCAGCTTTATTTGATAAGGGGTTTCAACGAAAATAAGATCTCTTTTATCGATCATTTTGTCTGAAAACTAATTATTAATCTCTAATAATAACAAGGCAGATAGAACTTGGGCCTTTGCTTCTAGTGACAGAGACGTGACTTCGAAGAAACTAAAGACTGACCTTTGGCAGTAAGCCTGCAACAGTTGTTACATCTTCTGCTGAAACAGAAGCAAAGCTGATTCCTCCGGCTTCAACTTTAAACTTTTCACACTGAATAAAAGACGCGAGACGTATTACATCAGTGCGCCAATTTTTAAGATTAGTCTTTCCAAAAATATTTCACAAACAGAAAAAAAGAGATCACCAGCACTCTAACGCGTCCATTTCTGCGTTTAAGTCTGGCATTAAATTTTCCTTGGGTAAAATTTTTCTCTGATAAGAAATTCTCTGAAGAATGATGATCTGGTTCTACACTGGCCACCATGGAGGACATGTACTCAAGAGTAGCTGCAGCCCTCTCCTCATGAAGGTCAGAATGCACTAATCCAAATATACTTGAAATTTGATCTGTAAGCATATAATCAACTAGCTCACCCGCTCTGGACTTCTGGTACTCTAAAGTATTTAATTCAATAACAACAAAATACACTTATTATGCAAGAAACCTTGTTCAAATAGTACAAGAGAAAGTACCATGACTGCGCAGATTGCTTAGAAGGCCTGCAACTGACTGCAAAGATGAATGTCTCAACAGTTCACTTAGCTGATAATATCCAAAAAGAATCCATTAGGATATATATAAATACACAAATAGATAATACAAGAGAAACATAGAAACTGGACAGTCTTAATTAGAAAACTAATGATTTTGAAAGTTAAGTGTTGCTCAGTAATTCTAGGGTAAAAGAAAAATCGGAAACTTGCGGCACAAAAAGAATAGATAGTTAGTTACAGACAAGTACATAAATGGTGTCCAACACAAAGTTGTCAAGATCGGGATCTTGCATAAGATCGAGAGGAGATGACAAGATCGTAAAACATAAGATTGTAACTAAGATCAGAAGATTCTACCCAATTATTTTTGTAAGATCGAGAGGGGTGGCAAGATCATAAAACATAAGATCGTAATAAAAATTGTAAGATACTACTAAAGCGATAAATAATACTAAATATTTGAAGTATTTTTACATGATATTTTGGTAGGCAAGTGTAATCGTGGGAAAATAACCTTTTATCATATTCTTTAGACATGTATCATTGAGTTTTTATACTTAATTACCATTTATCAATGGAATTTGTTAGACATTAGGGACATATTTGGCCCATTACTTGGTTTGTCACAAGTCTAATTTAAAACAAACCCTACAACTGATATGTTTATTCTCTAAATCCTAAATTTAAAACTTCATATTTCAAAAGGCATGCATTTATCACTGTCCGAACCATAATTTTTAAGCCTTTGCGTCTTGGTGGTGGCCGGAAAATGGTCGATCATGGCCCGAACTGGCCAAGATCGCTCATAATCAATGATTTTACGATTCTTTTCACAATTTAGCTACAACACACATTTTACTTAAGATCTGGATCGTTGGAGGTGAGTGAGATCGTAAAATCTTATGATGTTAAGATTTAGATCGAGATTTTGACAACCATCCAACATTAAATTGTAACATGATATCATTATATCTGCTTCATGACTCATTTATTTCTAGAAATTCTAAAGGTAAGAAAAACTGACATTCATTTCATATTTTCCAGTTTTACCCAAGCCTGTAACATTGGTTAAGGAAACATACTTTATAAAATAATCAGTTGGTAGTTAAGGTTCCCTTTCTAAGTTGATAAGTATTGGGATTTTTAGTAGAAAGAAGTAGAGATAAACTCCCTAGTTACAAAAATATTGCAGAACTTCAAGGGTTTGCGCCTCCCTAGCCAAAGCTCCTACTCTCTCACAAATGACAATATATCG includes these proteins:
- the LOC127118563 gene encoding elongator complex protein 5 codes for the protein MADSIFRSLRDGALEGELAPTLTIKDSIASPFSIHIFSHILLQLSSHFAAQKSHNTGIVIVAISRSPSFYADLLKNKGLELASSSKWIHVLDCYTDPLGWKDKTRKSGNVNVPSEQIPLDATSYKSVKDMDKLFLAITDLGRGLVGENKSRFCVAIDSLSELLRHSSLQSVAGLLSNLRSHDQISSIFGLVHSDLHEERAAATLEYMSSMVASVEPDHHSSENFLSEKNFTQGKFNARLKRRNGRVRVLCEKFKVEAGGISFASVSAEDVTTVAGLLPKVQFNLQLSEKEQIDRAKVVLPFEHQGNGSPIQIYDGRKSLEESSSEGAPLSRGGKKEDSTLGEIIYFRDSDDEMPDSDEDPDDDLDI